A section of the Rhizophagus irregularis chromosome 16, complete sequence genome encodes:
- a CDS encoding uncharacterized protein (SECRETED:cutsite_VTA-SP; SECRETED:prob_0.9189); SECRETED:SignalP(1-21), with amino-acid sequence MNLRLIFFALLIVLMATIVTASPLNLDQLIKRKTSQKDKSPSKEKDGKVKAMFTSPEDGISKGGKGGP; translated from the exons ATGAATTTGCGTCTAATCTTCTTTGCTCTCTTGATTGTACTTATGGCTACTATCGTAACAGCCTCTCCTTTGAATTTAGATCAATTAATTAAGAG aaaaactTCTCAAAAAGACAAAAGTCCATCGAAAGAAAAAGACGGCAAAGTCAAGGCTATGTTTACATCTCCTGAAGACGGCATAAGTAAAGGTGGAAAGGGCGGCCCCTAG
- a CDS encoding uncharacterized protein (SECRETED:cutsite_ASS-QN; SECRETED:prob_0.6767); SECRETED:SignalP(1-23), which translates to MFNSKMLITFVCLLSICCFFASSQNVLSSSQNTSSSQTTSLQDISTQDISFIYEEPIKGLKLYTTVTFTLDNSLMIWMAFEDKDPACMLPYLHLRLMNKTGRIKYMDFNYTLPLEAICPITAKLLPLTKNHAMITYVKLNNGVKEKYGIIINYSNESTINEIYLGNANGFVRRSIVPDKGLISIEKPDKEGIATWRLFSLPDITTGKVVERKNGEIHAPNLLSYTLVDSLNFLLTDGGFGFMYILKYDETKESSVIDPNLQYWRVYVSFLREGADSPTIPSLVYQTTKKLNNLTIKSCSVTYNAEGYVCIMTLNNTITNIKKSNKSQTEINYYQLRFLSTGALERLNIISNPTNNTDIDLITLYYGGFLVEHIHDAMDFYLLDDSGNYMQSQGSFGPEFVYFNIYTLNNTIVGIKNQTNNKLEFLLKSLPRLNNQSTDYYCPVIETTNPAINEVVDPSIKEIIIKYTIPVKLSTGNVSIFQQSDDSSKPALLRQTFSGDYKLCTVGSDNYTVHIPIFESTFSQSNSSYYVSVDNNFVISQERDEPLMGIGNKIWMLSTEPLKMVRYSDSVTGLLRLNEEGSLKFLQTNHSVFFKNMIREFSKTIPVAEQRLSTSGRWQYDPTSPKKILLSFNIKEAKDDHAIEPNSQTIFEILRTLIKQKRFTALSSNEYTSLIDESAPLIMTRNYFEEFRLLIIIFTVGLIVLIILYILARQKNPEAKNSVIFETYFIIQDFAVDLAFVLLKVKNTPHLKIPTMIFFILPIVINILFAINIFVSEMANNKSFSNWVKGSTAISSICTLFSAFDIQILNTLSSDLFGLKVFSIPLTQRSRKIMLWGSIINIFIEDVPQIIIQGLYYNSVITYDLIPSLAIASGGLIILNKLILRSYHALIRWNHQRDKIKEYNKNRHLSAASIRSIRSNVGN; encoded by the exons ATGTTCAATTCAAAGATGTTGATCACCTTTGTCTGTTTATTATCCATCTGTTGCTTTTTTGCCTCATCTCAAAACGTACTATCTTCTTCTCAAAACACTTCATCATCTCAAACTACATCCCTCCAAGATATATCAACCCAAGATATATCATTCATTTATGAAGAACCAATTAAAGGGTTAAAACTTTATACTACTGTCACCTTTACTTTAGATAATTCTTTAATGATTTGGATGGCTTTTGAAGATAAAGATCCAGCATGCATGTTGCCTTATCTACATCTACGATTGATGAATAAAACAGgaagaataaaatatatggattTTAATTACACTCTTCCTTTGGAAGCAATTTGTCCCATTACTGCAAAACTTTTACCCTTAACTAAAAATCATGCAATGATAACTTATGTTAAACTAAACAATGGTGTTAAGGAAAAATATggcataataattaattatagcaATGAGTCTACTATAAA cgaaATATATTTAGGAAATGCTAATGGATTTGTTAGACGTAGCATAGTACCAGATAAAGGGCTTATTAGTATTGAAAAACCAGATAAAGAAGGAATAGCAACATGGCGTTTGTTTAGCCTTCC AGATATTACAACAGGAAAAGTAGTGGAACGTAAAAATGGTGAAATTCATGCACCAAATCTATTATCCTATACCTTAGTAGAtagtttaaactttttattaacagATGGAGGTTTTggttttatgtatattttaaaatatgatgaaacaAAAGAATCATCAGTAATAGATCCAAATCTTCAATACTGGAGAGTTTATGTATCATTCCTAAGGGAAGGTGCAGATTCCCCTACAATACCTTCTCTGGTTTATCAAACtaccaaaaaattaaataatttaacaattaaatcaTGTTCTGTGACTTATAATGCTGAAGGATATGTATGTATTATGACATTAAATAATACgattacaaatattaagaaGAGTAATAAATCACAGACTGAAATAAATTACTATCAGTTGAGATTTTTATCAACTGGGGCCTTAGAacgattaaatattatttctaatcCAACAAATAATACGGACATTGATTTGATCACTTTATATTACGGAGGATTTCTTGTAGAACATATTCATGATGCAATGgatttttatcttttagaTGATAGTGGTAATTATATGCAATCACAGGGATCTTTTGGGCCagagtttgtttattttaatatatatactttaaataatactattgTTGGAATAAAGAATCAGACTaacaataaattagaatttttattaaaatctttaccAAGATTGAATAATCAGA GTACTGATTATTATTGTCCCGTAATTGAAACAACAAATCCAGCTATTAATGAAGTTGTTGATCCttcaattaaagaaataataatcaaatatacCATTCCAGTAAAGTTATCAACTGGGAATGTTTCGATATTTCAACAAAGTGATGATTCAAGTAAACCAGCTCTATTAAGACAAACATTTTCGGGAGATTATAAACTATGTACTGTTGGAAGTGACAATTACACAGTGCATATCCCGATTTTTGAAAGTACATTTAGCCAATCCAATTCTTCCTATTATGTGTCggttgataataattttgtcatCTCTCAAGAGAGAGATGAACCTTTAATGGGAATTGGTAATAAGATTTGGATGCTTTCAACAG AACCACTTAAAATGGTACGATATTCAGATTCAGTTACTGGATTACTTCGACTAAATGAGGAAGGaagtttaaaatttcttcaaacgAATCATTCAGTATTTTTCAAGAATATGATTCGTGAATTTTCTAAAACAATTCCAGTAGCTGAACAGAGATTATCGACAAGTGGTAGATGGCAATATGACCCTACTtctccaaaaaaaatattattgtcatTTAATATAAAGGAAGCTAAAGATGATCATGCAATTGAACCGAATTCCCAaacaatatttgaaattttaagaacCTTGATCAAACAAAAAAGGTTTACTGCACTTTCATCTAATGAATATACATCTTTAATTGATGAAAGTGCACCTCTTATAATGACCC gaaattattttgaagaatttcgtttgttgattataatatttacagtaggtttaattgtattaataatattatatattttggcTCGTCAAAAAAATCCTGAAGCCAAAAACTCTGTAATATTTGAGAcctattttataatacaagATTTTGCTGTGGATCTAgcatttgtattattaaaagttaaaaatacaccacatttaaaaattccaac tatgatattctttattttacctattgtaataaatattttatttgccataaatatttttgtatctgaaatggcaaataataaatcattctCTAATTGGGTTAAAGGATCTACTGCAATATCATCAATATGCACATTATTTTCAGCCtttgatatacaaatattaaacacTTTATCATCGGATTTATTTGGCCTTAAAGTATTTTCGATTCCTTTGACTCAAAGATCAAGAAAAATAATGCTTTGGGGTAGTATTATAAACATCTTTATTGAAGATGTACCTCAAATCATTATCCAAGGGCTATATTACAATAGTGTGATAACATATGATCTTATTCCATCTCTTGCGATTGCATCTGGTggattaattatattaaataaattaattttaagatcATATCATGCGTTGATAAGATGGAATCATCAAcgtgataaaattaaagaatataataaaaatcgaCATTTATCCGCCGCTTCCATAAGATCCATAAGGTCAAATGTTGGGAATTAA